A genomic window from Acidobacteriota bacterium includes:
- a CDS encoding glycosyltransferase family 4 protein, with protein MHICFLCNEYPPGKHGGIGSFTQTLARALVARGHQVTVIGFYPPDRQGEENDQGVRVLRLAHAALPGSGFLANGLKLRQTLNQLHRAQPLDILEGPENGLALVPAQFPATKIIRMNGGHRFFAKTLGNPTSPWRSWLERRSFAHADQLCAVSKYVAETTRQLLQLKGQPIEILPNPVDVEMFQPRPNLAEVPGLILFAGTVCEKKGIRQLVQAMPRIVAAVPQARLWIAGRDWHDPQTGASYIEMLRQLIPPELTERIVFKGPIEHALLPELLAQVAVCVYPSHMEALPLAWLEGLAMGKAVVASNTGPGAEVIEDRVSGLLCNPHEPASIAAAVIEALKDAGLRQRLGEQARRRAVKHFSIDKLVAQNEAYYLRWAQNGATHS; from the coding sequence CTTCACGCAAACGCTGGCGCGCGCGTTGGTAGCGCGCGGGCATCAAGTCACCGTCATCGGCTTTTACCCGCCCGACCGGCAGGGCGAAGAGAATGACCAAGGCGTGCGCGTGCTGCGTCTGGCGCACGCCGCCTTGCCCGGCAGCGGTTTTCTCGCCAACGGCTTAAAGTTGCGCCAGACGCTGAACCAACTGCACCGCGCACAGCCGCTTGATATTCTCGAAGGCCCGGAAAACGGCTTGGCGCTCGTGCCCGCGCAATTCCCCGCCACCAAGATTATTCGCATGAATGGCGGTCATCGTTTTTTTGCCAAGACGCTGGGCAATCCGACTAGCCCATGGCGCAGTTGGTTGGAGAGGCGTTCCTTCGCGCACGCCGATCAACTTTGCGCCGTCAGCAAGTATGTCGCCGAAACGACGCGCCAGTTGCTGCAACTCAAGGGGCAGCCCATCGAGATACTGCCCAACCCGGTTGACGTAGAAATGTTTCAACCGCGCCCGAACTTGGCCGAAGTGCCGGGCCTCATTCTTTTCGCGGGCACCGTCTGTGAGAAGAAAGGCATTCGCCAGTTAGTGCAAGCCATGCCGCGCATCGTGGCGGCTGTCCCGCAGGCCCGACTTTGGATTGCCGGGCGCGATTGGCACGACCCGCAGACCGGCGCTTCTTACATTGAAATGCTGCGCCAGCTTATTCCGCCAGAATTGACCGAGCGCATCGTATTCAAAGGGCCGATTGAACACGCGCTGTTGCCGGAATTGCTGGCCCAGGTTGCCGTCTGCGTCTATCCGTCGCATATGGAAGCGCTGCCGCTCGCGTGGCTGGAAGGCTTGGCAATGGGCAAGGCTGTGGTTGCCAGCAACACCGGCCCCGGCGCGGAAGTCATCGAAGACCGCGTCTCAGGGCTGCTGTGCAATCCGCACGAACCGGCCTCCATTGCCGCCGCTGTGATTGAGGCGCTGAAGGATGCGGGCTTGCGCCAGCGGCTAGGCGAACAAGCGCGTCGGCGCGCGGTCAAGCACTTCTCGATAGATAAGCTGGTCGCGCAAAACGAAGCGTACTATCTGCGCTGGGCGCAAAACGGCGCGACGCATTCATGA